A genomic segment from Rhodospirillum centenum SW encodes:
- the bluB gene encoding 5,6-dimethylbenzimidazole synthase: MEANPYQADAEFTAAERDSVYKCIFKRRDVRGQFLPDPIPDEVLGRILKAAHHAPSVGFMQPWDFIVVRDPMVKRKVRDAFQTANTEAADMFEGDRQETYRRLKLEGIVEAPVGICVTCDRERTGPVVVGRTHQREMDLYSAVCAVQNLWLAARAENVGVGWVSILRHADLREALGIPASIQTIAYLCVGYVSHFFQNPELEAAGWLPRTPLRDVVWFDRWHGRTGEETLLQQLG; encoded by the coding sequence ATGGAAGCCAATCCGTATCAGGCCGACGCAGAGTTCACCGCCGCCGAGCGCGACAGCGTCTACAAGTGCATCTTCAAGCGGCGCGACGTGCGGGGCCAGTTCCTGCCCGATCCGATCCCGGACGAGGTGCTGGGGCGCATCCTGAAGGCGGCCCACCACGCGCCGTCCGTCGGCTTCATGCAGCCCTGGGACTTCATCGTCGTGCGCGACCCGATGGTGAAGCGCAAGGTGCGCGACGCCTTCCAGACCGCGAATACCGAAGCGGCCGACATGTTCGAGGGCGACCGGCAGGAGACCTACCGACGGCTGAAGCTGGAGGGCATCGTCGAGGCGCCGGTGGGCATCTGCGTCACCTGCGACCGCGAGCGCACCGGCCCGGTGGTTGTCGGCCGCACGCACCAGCGCGAGATGGACCTCTACAGCGCCGTCTGCGCCGTGCAGAACCTCTGGCTGGCCGCGCGGGCGGAAAATGTCGGCGTGGGCTGGGTCAGCATTCTGCGCCATGCCGACCTGCGCGAGGCGTTGGGCATCCCGGCCTCGATCCAGACCATCGCCTATCTCTGCGTCGGCTATGTCTCGCACTTCTTCCAGAACCCGGAACTGGAAGCGGCCGGCTGGCTGCCGCGCACGCCCCTGCGCGACGTGGTCTGGTTCGACCGCTGGCACGGCCGCACGGGCGAGGAAACGCTCCTGCAGCAGCTCGGGTAA
- a CDS encoding type II toxin-antitoxin system VapC family toxin — protein MLILDTNVLSEVLRRVPEPAVERWLAAQDGTDVYLTAITEAELRRGAAIMPAGRRKDGIAHAIDAILTEDFQGRILPFDSAAASAYAVIAAERQSAGRPISHFDAQIAAIARARSGIVVTRNTADFTGCGVVLINPWIDPLSP, from the coding sequence ATGCTCATCCTCGATACGAATGTTCTTTCTGAAGTGCTGCGCCGTGTTCCGGAGCCAGCCGTCGAACGGTGGCTCGCTGCCCAGGACGGGACAGACGTTTATCTTACGGCCATCACCGAAGCAGAACTGCGGAGGGGGGCTGCGATCATGCCGGCGGGGCGCCGGAAGGATGGGATAGCTCATGCCATCGACGCTATCCTCACCGAGGACTTCCAGGGCCGCATTCTGCCCTTTGACAGCGCCGCCGCTTCCGCCTATGCGGTGATCGCGGCGGAACGCCAGTCGGCCGGCCGGCCGATCAGCCACTTCGATGCCCAGATCGCCGCGATTGCCCGGGCGCGCAGCGGGATCGTGGTCACGCGCAATACGGCGGATTTCACCGGATGCGGGGTCGTGCTCATCAACCCGTGGATCGATCCGCTGTCGCCCTGA
- a CDS encoding FitA-like ribbon-helix-helix domain-containing protein yields MASITIRNLDATLEQRLRTRAAENGRSMEEEAQQILRQAVASQAAPRDLAASIRARVRALGGIDLEIAPRGAMREPPAFI; encoded by the coding sequence ATGGCAAGCATCACCATCCGCAATCTCGACGCCACGCTCGAACAGCGTCTGCGGACCAGGGCGGCTGAGAACGGCCGTTCCATGGAGGAGGAAGCACAGCAGATCCTCCGGCAGGCGGTGGCCTCGCAGGCAGCGCCGCGCGACCTTGCCGCGTCCATCCGTGCCCGCGTCAGGGCTCTCGGCGGTATCGACCTGGAGATTGCGCCACGCGGGGCGATGCGCGAGCCCCCCGCGTTCATCTGA
- a CDS encoding short-chain fatty acid transporter: MFRSLTLASTRLTERFLPDPYVLVLLLTLLVFVSGMLFEGQSPQAMVEHWGKGFWQLLEFSMQMVLVLVTGFVLASTPVFARLLGALARLARTPGQAILLVTVVSLVASWVNWGFGLVIGALFARQLARRVQVDYPLLIASAYSGFIVWHGGLSGSVPLVIATPGHFTEKLIGVVPTSETIFAGFNLTIVLALFVLIPLANRLMLGHGARPVFVDPDRLADPTPSTGEVVERPAEHLEHSRLLALAIGGLGLAYLAVHVWRQGGLNLNIVNFGFLMLGILLHGTPHRFLRSLEEAVKGAAGIIIQFPFYAGIMGMMVGSGLARDLSAWFVSISTAQTLPLFTFWSAGLLNILIPSGGGQWAVQSQVMLPAALELQADVPRTAMAVAWGDAWTNMIQPFWALPALAIAGLRAKDVMGYCLVILLLSGVVISLGFLFL; the protein is encoded by the coding sequence ATGTTCCGATCGTTGACGCTGGCCTCGACCCGCCTGACAGAACGCTTCCTTCCCGATCCCTATGTGCTGGTGCTGCTGCTGACGCTCCTGGTGTTCGTCTCGGGCATGCTCTTCGAGGGCCAGTCCCCGCAGGCGATGGTGGAGCATTGGGGCAAGGGCTTCTGGCAGTTGCTGGAATTCAGCATGCAGATGGTCCTGGTTCTGGTCACCGGCTTCGTGCTGGCCAGCACGCCGGTCTTCGCCCGCCTGCTCGGGGCGCTTGCCAGGCTGGCGCGGACCCCGGGACAGGCGATCCTGCTGGTCACGGTCGTCTCTCTGGTCGCAAGCTGGGTGAACTGGGGGTTCGGGCTGGTGATCGGCGCCCTGTTCGCCCGGCAGCTCGCGCGCCGGGTGCAGGTCGATTACCCTCTGCTGATCGCGTCGGCCTACAGCGGCTTCATCGTCTGGCATGGCGGCCTTTCGGGGTCGGTGCCCCTGGTCATCGCCACGCCCGGCCATTTCACGGAAAAGCTGATCGGCGTCGTGCCGACCAGCGAGACGATCTTCGCCGGGTTCAACCTGACCATCGTCCTGGCCCTGTTCGTGCTGATCCCCCTCGCCAACCGGCTGATGCTGGGGCATGGCGCACGGCCGGTCTTCGTGGATCCTGACAGGCTTGCCGATCCGACGCCTTCAACCGGGGAGGTGGTGGAGCGGCCGGCCGAACATCTGGAGCACAGCCGGCTGCTGGCGCTGGCGATCGGGGGACTCGGTCTCGCCTATCTCGCCGTTCATGTCTGGCGCCAGGGCGGCCTGAACCTCAACATCGTCAATTTCGGATTCCTGATGCTGGGGATTCTTCTGCACGGCACGCCCCACCGCTTCCTGCGCAGCCTGGAGGAAGCGGTGAAGGGTGCTGCCGGCATCATCATCCAGTTCCCCTTCTATGCCGGGATCATGGGCATGATGGTGGGGTCGGGGCTGGCGCGCGACCTCTCGGCCTGGTTCGTCTCCATCTCGACGGCCCAGACCCTGCCGCTCTTCACCTTCTGGAGTGCGGGACTGCTGAACATCCTGATCCCGTCGGGCGGCGGCCAGTGGGCGGTGCAGTCCCAGGTGATGCTGCCCGCCGCCCTGGAGCTTCAGGCGGACGTGCCGCGCACGGCCATGGCGGTCGCCTGGGGCGATGCCTGGACGAACATGATCCAGCCCTTCTGGGCCCTGCCGGCGCTCGCCATCGCCGGGCTGCGGGCCAAGGACGTGATGGGCTACTGCCTTGTCATCCTGCTGCTCTCGGGCGTCGTCATCTCCCTGGGCTTCCTGTTTCTGTAG